A single region of the Lycium barbarum isolate Lr01 chromosome 2, ASM1917538v2, whole genome shotgun sequence genome encodes:
- the LOC132628520 gene encoding uncharacterized protein LOC132628520 produces MGSMEIVRKIKNSRAMHPGFSAPLVSQGKSNFSCMQLHSEDSNGQFEIVLGYTETGRAANNLTITHEVLLRHVGSGSHVHISLSKNGENVFIASGEPNSCERLMSKSRNSSFICWGVECKELTVRACCPPGAPDGVVTNFEIKTLDGSTNPHLGLASIIIAGIDGLRRKLPIQKPVGELHRLILTLSRISFALPFFVFSDHQNMSIRARVLCLRLEQR; encoded by the exons ATgggtagtatggaaatagtgagaaag ATTAAAAATTCACGTGCTATGCATCCTGGTTTTTCTGCACCGTTAGTTTCACAAGGAAAATCTAACTTTTCCTG TATGCAGCTACATTCAGAAGATAGCAATGGTCAGTTTGAAATTGTCTTGGGATACACTGAAACTGGTAGAGCAGCAAATAACCTAACAATTACACATGAA GTATTATTACGACATGTTGGGTCTGGATCGCATGTACACATCAGTTTGTCTAAGAATGGAGAAAATGTTTTTATTGCATCTGGTGAACCGAATAG TTGCGAGCGGTTAATGTCTAAGTCACGGAATTCATCATTCATTTGTTGGGGGGTAGAATGCAAAGAGTTAACTGTAAGAGCTTGTTGCCCTCCTGGAGCTCCAGATGGTGTAGTAACCAATTTTGAAATTAAAACACTTGATGGATCTACAAACCCACACCTGGGTCTTGCTTCTATAATTATTGCTGGCATCGATGGATTGCGAAGAAAATTACCAATTCAGAAACCAGTAGGTGAGCTACATCGTCTGATTCTTACACTTTCACGAATAAGTTTTGCTCTGCCGTTTTTTGTGTTCTCGGATCACCAAAATATGTCTATCAG AGCTAGAGTCTTATGTCTTCGATTGGAACAACGATAA